Proteins encoded within one genomic window of Flavobacterium gilvum:
- a CDS encoding GNAT family N-acetyltransferase, giving the protein MDNWMIRKIQKEDNQSVAQLIRAVFDELNIPKVGTAYEDPYLDLMFEEYNKPRSVYYVVENEGRIVGGAGVAPLANEAEIFCELQKMYFLPEIRGKGIGNQMMEKCLQSAREFGFEKCYLETMPFMYDAQKLYKKSGFEYICSPMGSTGHTSCPVWMLKDL; this is encoded by the coding sequence ATGGATAATTGGATGATCAGGAAAATTCAAAAAGAAGACAATCAGTCGGTTGCCCAATTGATAAGAGCTGTATTTGATGAATTGAACATCCCGAAAGTAGGAACGGCTTATGAAGATCCGTATCTCGATTTGATGTTTGAAGAATACAATAAGCCAAGATCGGTATATTATGTAGTAGAAAATGAAGGGAGAATCGTTGGTGGCGCAGGAGTGGCACCACTCGCAAATGAAGCAGAAATTTTCTGTGAATTACAAAAAATGTATTTCCTTCCGGAAATTCGTGGAAAAGGAATTGGAAATCAAATGATGGAGAAATGTTTGCAAAGTGCCCGAGAATTTGGTTTCGAGAAATGCTATCTGGAAACGATGCCTTTTATGTATGATGCTCAAAAGTTGTATAAAAAATCAGGTTTCGAATATATTTGTTCTCCAATGGGAAGCACAGGGCATACGAGCTGTCCAGTTTGGATGCTGAAAGATTTATGA
- the ribD gene encoding bifunctional diaminohydroxyphosphoribosylaminopyrimidine deaminase/5-amino-6-(5-phosphoribosylamino)uracil reductase RibD, which produces MKIHEKYIKRCIALAKNGLGATYPNPLVGSVIVYEDKIIGEGWHQKAGEPHAEVNTVNSVKDKSLLKKSTIYVSLEPCSHFGKTPPCCDLIIKNGIPNVVIGTVDPNIMVAGNGIKKLIEAGIHVTVGILEDECNELNKRFFTFHQKKRPYILLKWAQSQDGFIAPLEKSEKKPVWITNSHSRQLVHKWRTEEQSILVGTQTVIDDNPKLNARDWYGNNPIRLVLDQYNRIPKENAVLDNQTKTIVFTNSKTAISEESTTFEVINFEQNIAGQIADLLYKHNIQSVIIEGGLQTLQTFIDANLWDEARIFTGKAFLGNGIKAPLIPKINSEKYTIEEDELTITRNYD; this is translated from the coding sequence GTGAAAATACATGAAAAATACATAAAACGCTGCATAGCTTTGGCCAAAAACGGACTAGGAGCAACTTATCCCAACCCCTTGGTGGGAAGCGTTATTGTTTATGAAGACAAAATCATAGGCGAAGGATGGCACCAAAAAGCTGGTGAACCCCACGCCGAAGTCAACACCGTGAATTCGGTTAAAGACAAATCACTGTTAAAGAAATCCACAATCTATGTAAGTTTGGAACCGTGCAGTCATTTTGGAAAAACGCCGCCCTGCTGTGATTTGATTATAAAAAATGGGATTCCAAATGTCGTTATCGGAACGGTCGATCCAAATATAATGGTAGCCGGAAATGGTATCAAAAAATTAATCGAAGCGGGTATTCATGTCACTGTCGGAATACTCGAAGACGAATGTAACGAACTCAACAAACGTTTCTTTACTTTTCATCAAAAGAAAAGACCTTATATACTATTAAAATGGGCTCAAAGCCAAGACGGTTTTATAGCGCCACTTGAAAAATCAGAAAAAAAACCAGTTTGGATCACCAACAGTCATTCCAGACAATTGGTTCATAAATGGAGAACCGAGGAACAGTCCATTTTGGTAGGAACTCAAACTGTTATTGATGATAATCCCAAACTCAATGCTAGAGATTGGTATGGAAACAACCCGATTCGACTGGTATTGGATCAGTACAACCGGATACCAAAAGAGAATGCTGTTTTGGATAATCAGACAAAAACAATAGTCTTTACCAATTCCAAAACCGCTATTTCAGAAGAAAGCACTACCTTTGAAGTTATTAATTTTGAACAAAATATAGCCGGACAAATTGCTGATTTACTTTATAAACACAATATTCAATCGGTTATTATTGAAGGCGGTCTTCAAACTTTGCAGACCTTTATCGATGCCAATCTTTGGGATGAGGCCCGAATTTTTACAGGAAAAGCGTTTTTGGGAAATGGAATCAAAGCTCCCTTGATACCAAAAATAAATTCCGAAAAGTATACAATTGAAGAGGACGAACTCACAATAACAAGAAACTATGATTGA